From the Leptolyngbya sp. O-77 genome, one window contains:
- the ftsH gene encoding ATP-dependent zinc metalloprotease FtsH, whose translation MKPDSRSLSTYSTFLDQVKSSQVQQVVIKRDRIDYSLKPELGGEQFYTLPNGPTDTLPGLLRRNGVPFTKLDDNGDTSGLVAGILLSTGMLVGMFAWLARLNQAGGGSNNSTPSNSFGTGFGNHFGGGFGGLGVGMGMGKSNARVYNQAGKGKITFADVAGVDESKQELQEIVDFLANGEKYRRIGAKIPKGVLLVGPPGTGKTLLAKAIAGEAGVPFISMSGSEFVEVFVGVGASRVRDLFNRAKRQAPCIVFIDELDAIGKTRSANPVGGNDERDQTLNQLLTEMDGFDGNDGVIVIAATNRPEILDPALRRPGRFDRQVLVDRPDKSGRLQILRVHARPIKLGEDVDLEAIAAQTAGFSGADLANLVNEAALMAARNNRQAVLMADVNEAIERVVAGLEKRSRVLTPMERQTVAYHEVGHALVGALMPGNNKVSKISIVPRGMGALGYTMQTPESDRFLLLEDELRGQLATLLGGRSAEEIVFSKVSTGASDDIQRATDLAERAITQYGMSETLGPIAFDKNQVQFLDGGSTRRAISPEVAAEIDRQVKQTLDKAHDMAQTILRQNRDLLESATQTLLKEEVLEGNTLAAILAQVKAPEGLQTWLTQG comes from the coding sequence ATGAAACCGGATTCTCGTTCCCTTTCGACCTACAGCACCTTTCTCGATCAGGTAAAATCCTCGCAGGTGCAGCAGGTCGTGATCAAGCGCGATCGCATTGATTACTCGCTGAAACCAGAATTGGGTGGAGAGCAGTTCTACACCCTTCCCAACGGCCCGACCGACACGCTGCCGGGTCTGCTGCGTCGCAACGGCGTACCCTTTACCAAGCTTGATGACAACGGCGACACCTCTGGGCTAGTGGCAGGTATCTTACTTTCCACCGGGATGCTGGTGGGGATGTTTGCCTGGCTGGCAAGGCTGAATCAGGCGGGGGGTGGCTCCAACAACAGCACCCCTAGCAACAGTTTTGGGACTGGTTTTGGCAATCACTTTGGCGGCGGCTTTGGCGGGCTGGGCGTGGGCATGGGCATGGGCAAGAGCAATGCCCGCGTCTACAATCAAGCGGGTAAAGGTAAGATTACCTTTGCCGATGTAGCTGGCGTAGACGAGTCAAAGCAAGAGCTGCAAGAGATTGTGGACTTTTTGGCGAATGGCGAGAAGTATCGCCGCATTGGGGCGAAGATTCCCAAAGGCGTGCTGCTGGTGGGCCCGCCGGGGACGGGCAAGACGCTGCTGGCCAAGGCGATCGCCGGAGAAGCGGGGGTTCCTTTCATCAGCATGTCTGGCTCGGAGTTTGTGGAAGTGTTCGTCGGCGTGGGCGCGTCTCGCGTGCGCGACCTGTTCAATCGCGCCAAGCGGCAGGCTCCTTGCATCGTGTTCATTGACGAACTGGATGCCATCGGCAAAACCCGTAGCGCCAACCCCGTCGGCGGCAACGACGAGCGCGACCAGACGCTAAACCAACTGCTGACGGAAATGGACGGCTTCGACGGCAACGACGGCGTGATTGTGATCGCTGCCACCAACCGTCCCGAAATTCTCGACCCAGCGCTGCGCCGTCCCGGCCGCTTCGATCGGCAAGTATTGGTCGATCGCCCTGACAAGAGTGGTCGTCTGCAAATTTTGCGCGTCCACGCCCGCCCTATCAAATTGGGAGAAGATGTGGATCTGGAGGCGATCGCCGCCCAAACGGCCGGTTTCTCTGGCGCAGACCTGGCGAATCTGGTGAACGAAGCTGCGCTGATGGCCGCCCGCAACAATCGCCAGGCCGTGCTGATGGCGGATGTCAACGAAGCCATCGAGCGGGTCGTCGCCGGATTAGAGAAGCGCTCTCGCGTGCTAACGCCGATGGAGCGGCAAACCGTTGCCTATCACGAAGTCGGCCATGCGCTCGTCGGGGCGCTGATGCCCGGAAATAACAAAGTGTCGAAAATCTCTATCGTGCCGCGCGGCATGGGGGCGCTGGGCTACACGATGCAAACGCCGGAGAGCGATCGCTTTTTGCTGCTAGAGGACGAACTGCGCGGGCAGTTGGCGACGCTGCTAGGCGGGCGATCGGCAGAGGAAATCGTGTTTAGCAAAGTCTCGACCGGAGCCAGCGACGACATCCAGCGGGCCACCGACCTGGCCGAACGCGCCATCACGCAATACGGCATGAGCGAAACCCTCGGCCCGATCGCCTTCGATAAAAACCAGGTGCAGTTCCTTGATGGGGGCAGTACCCGCCGCGCTATCAGCCCAGAGGTGGCCGCTGAGATCGATCGCCAGGTCAAGCAAACGCTGGATAAGGCCCACGACATGGCGCAAACCATCCTCCGCCAAAACCGCGACCTGCTGGAGTCTGCCACCCAAACCCTGCTTAAAGAGGAGGTGCTGGAAGGCAACACGCTGGCGGCGAT
- the pdeM gene encoding ligase-associated DNA damage response endonuclease PdeM, whose translation MHEISVLNQRLQLLPDKAVYVPDLDLLLVADVHLGKSEAFQSLGVPIPNRVNQDTLERLNTLCDRLSPKTLCVLGDLFHSPRGLDDAILQSWVHFTETCGATVQVILGNHDRAIASLLDSFEISFHTRPIEYPGLVLSHEPADTPDCVNLCGHMHPCLRLKTRLDTLRLPCFLLEPPHRLILPSFGGFTGGYEVRLKPGAIAYGVAEDKVVPFSGNSQAGRRKIQTF comes from the coding sequence ATGCATGAAATCTCTGTTCTCAATCAGCGCCTCCAGCTTTTGCCAGACAAGGCCGTGTATGTTCCTGATTTGGATTTGCTGCTGGTTGCAGACGTGCATTTGGGAAAATCCGAAGCGTTCCAATCGCTGGGTGTGCCGATTCCCAATCGTGTGAATCAGGATACGCTGGAACGACTCAATACCCTGTGCGATCGCCTCTCACCCAAAACGCTCTGTGTCCTGGGGGACCTGTTCCACTCACCACGCGGACTGGACGACGCAATCCTGCAATCTTGGGTTCACTTCACTGAGACGTGCGGCGCGACAGTGCAAGTGATCTTGGGCAATCACGATCGGGCGATCGCCTCTTTGCTAGATTCATTTGAAATCTCGTTCCATACCCGCCCCATCGAATATCCTGGACTCGTTCTCAGTCACGAGCCTGCTGACACTCCTGATTGCGTGAATCTTTGTGGTCATATGCATCCCTGTTTGCGGCTCAAGACTCGACTCGACACGCTCCGACTGCCGTGCTTCTTGCTGGAACCTCCCCATCGACTGATCCTGCCGTCCTTCGGCGGTTTCACGGGCGGCTATGAGGTGCGGCTAAAACCAGGGGCGATCGCCTATGGGGTGGCAGAAGATAAAGTCGTCCCGTTTTCGGGAAACTCGCAGGCGGGGCGGCGCAAAATCCAAACTTTCTAA